In the Ochotona princeps isolate mOchPri1 chromosome 29, mOchPri1.hap1, whole genome shotgun sequence genome, AGCCCTTGTAATGGCCTTTCTAGCAAAAACTCTAGTAAAGTTGGGTAATAGGTGACGAGAGAGACATGTTAGAGCCCGCCAGAGCCTCTTACCCACAAAGTAGCCAATGAGGGTGCAGTGGAAATAGGAGACCTTCTGCATGCGCCCGGAGATGTTGGCGGGTCCAGAGGCGCTGCAGGAGTCGCTGCTGGCTTGCTTTTTGTAGTTGTCATAGCGCAGGACGAAGCACAGCAGGAGGCCGGGCATCACGATGTCTCCGATGCCCAGCATGGAGAAGTGGCTGCCTGTAGAGCTGGAATGCAGGCCACAGGTTAGAGATACTGCGGGCCGCTTTCTGCTCTGTCTGGGCCGTCTTTCTAAAGCAAAACACTTTTCTGAATGGAAGAGGGAAGACCTGCTAGTTGAGGAAGAGCAGTCCTTACCAGTTTAGAGATGAAAGTCATGAGCTGTGACAGCCCCTCAGGGCCTCTCTGGCGCAACTACTGCTCGCTCCTGAGGTCCGTGACACCTGACTATACCTTCAGGGACATGCTGCACACACTGTGCCAGGATCATGTTACCAGGGACTGCGTGACTTTCATGAGCGCACAGGTTACCTACAGCCCCCCATCGACTGCCTTTAACCAGCTCCCAAAACAGGACCTGGGCTCAGCCGAGCCGGCTGGGGCCCTTACGCCACCCAGTGGTAAGGGAGGTCGGCGCTCTCATCCGCCCGCCCTTATCTGTGCAAAGTGCTGGCTTATCGGCCTTTCCAAGCTGCCCAGGGACAGTCCTACCTTGGGAAGACCAGTTTTCCAGGCAGGGACAGGCGAGGAACATCACGCCCAACATTGGGCCccaagtggagcttccgggagaGAACATCCAGAGGATTGTCAGCCGGCTGCGTGGCTACCTTCACCATGACGTTGCTATTGAAGATGTAGGCTGAGAAAAACACCTGCCGGGTTGGAGGGACATCCTTAGCTGAGGCAGCTGGGAGTGTGTGGTGCGCCCAGTGCCCTCTGCTGGAAAGGCACAACCTCAGCCTAGCGCCTCAGGATGCTGACAAGGCGTGTTCCAGAGAAGTGTGGGGTGAGTTCCTGACccccccaatcccagtggaactGGGCTTGCACCCCAGCACCCTAGGGCCCTCACCCACCACCTCTCATCCTACAAGGTCATATATTGCCTGCGAACCTTTAACATGCACTGCTCATGACCAGAGGGGGACTTTGAGATTGGTGGAGCAAATGCTTCCGCTAAACAAAGTGAGGTGTTTGCTTTCTGGGAAGTGGACACTTACCCAAAAGACATCATAGATGAGAAGCCCTgagagaagcaggcaggacaCCTTGAGGCTCGGCAGGCGGACGAAGGCGATCATAGCAACACAGAGGCCCATGGCCAGAGCTAGGGAGGAGATGGCACCAGCCAGCCAGTCAGTGGCAGTCGGCACCTCCTCCCACAAGCTGGTCAGGTTGCCATCCTCACAACATCTGAAACCCCTTCACAGGTCAGGCAACCCTGAACTCCGGGTTCAGACCTGCACCTCCCTGTGGTGCAAAGTGCCCCCATCAGCCTGTTTGGAGCTGATGCTTTTGGGGTCTGTTTCCAGGAGCGACACAGGCCATGCACCCTTCAGGACCTCCCAGCAGCAGGCCAGGCTGCCACAGAGACCTGCCTCCTGCATCCTCTGACCCCCAGAGCTGTGGACAGAAGAGTTCTTGCTCCAGCGTCACACCCTAGGTAGGCATCAACCCAAGTGCCCCACTTGCCCCTATCGGAAGAGCATGCCAGCACTTCTGCTTGGACACACAACCCACTGCTTTCATTGCCCACCCCATTAGTAGAGCTTCATCTGCGGAGCTCTATACCAGGAGCTCTCTAAAGGGTTGTGGACATGAGCTGTCCCCAGTTCCTCTCCTAGTACTTTTTCAAGTTCTTAATACTGACGATATAGGCAGTAACGGCACCATAGAAAACTAGAGTATCTCAAGCAAAACCATTACATTCCTACGATCCAGAAATTACCACTGTTAAATAATTACCCGGGGgcccagcagcctagtggctaaagtccttaccctgcatgcaccaggatcccacatgggcgttgggtcccatccagctccccacttgcgGCCtcagaaagcactggaggatggcctaaagcctgggaccctgcacccacgtgggaggcccagaagaaggtcTGGGCTTTGGACCgtcacagctctgaccattcttcctctgtctcttctcctctccgtatatctgactttccaataaaagtaaatcttacacgtatactaatttatttgaaagtcagaattggagtgggagaaacagagaaatatcttctattccCAGAAGGCTGTAATGCCcaaggtggggccaggctgaagccacgatcTTCCACATCCACCGTGTGTGGCAAATGTCAAGGACTTGGGGcaccttccactgtttttcccaggccatgagcagggagctggtgaagtggagcagctgggacatgaactggtgcccatatgggatgccagtgatccAGGGGTTCCTTTGCCCACTGCATCACAATACCTGatcctaaataaatattttttaaaaatctgaagggCAGACTTATTAGAGATACGATGGAGAAGGGAGTGGAAGGATgcgatcttccctctgttggttcattctgcaCATGGCcctaacagctgggactccatctgggtgttcCATGGGGGTGACAGGGCCctggggacttgggccatctgctgccttcccaggtgcatcaacaagAAGCTGGCACTAAAGCGCAGAGCAGCTAGTACCCAAACTGGCTCTCTGCTgcgggatgtcagcattgcagatgCCTGCCCGCACCCTCTCAAGCCCTAAGCCGTGGTGCACTGGTCTCCGTACAAAACCCTGCACCCTCCTATTTCACAGTGGAAAGCCACTTGCCCCTAGTCAGCAAAGTCCTTTCTTACCCCTCAGGCCATCTCCAACTGCCACCGGCTGtcctcccacctgcctgccatGTCCCCATTTCAGTGCTTGGGCACTGACTGTGCCCTTTGCCTAGAATAACCTTTACCACAGAATCCATTTTGCTGGCTCTTACTAAAACTGTTCCTTACGTGTTAGCTTCTCAACACCTGGACTTCCCTGCGAATTTCACTAGAAAGCGCACGTCCAACTCTTGCCTTCCTCTTTTCCTGGTGCCATGTGATGTTTCAAATACACAAACCATTTTCTGTGTGCTTCTCCCTGCAACTGTAATGGAGCCCCTCACGTGCAGAgctcactgtgctgggcctaccCCATGGCCTGGCTGATGCGGGCTTCCCTTGCAGAGCACTGCATCTGGCACTGGCCAACACCGAGGGCATGCTCCATGGCAGAGCCAAGCACTCTCTACACCACTTCCTGGGGCTTAATTCTCCGGATACTTAACAAACACCGTGTTCTTTCAGATCCATCCAGAATGTCCTGCTGGTCCCAGGCTGTTTCACCTAGAAAATTCATCCCCTTCCTGATCTTACCAGAGTGACTTCACAGAACTTTAAATGTCTACTCAGGTGctagtgctggtttgagtcccagctactgttcctccagtccagctccctgggttcctgcgcccatgtgggaggccctgaatgaagctcttggtttccagctctggctgctgtggccattcggggagtgaaccagtgaatgaaagatatgccttttaaatatatacatgtattacaaatacatataaatgTCTATATAATATATAAGCCACCTCCTGATAGACTTATTCCTTAAATAAATCCATTCGCCCACTCTATGATCATGGGGTTATTTATGTGTAAAAGTGGAATTATTCACTACGGTAGCTAACTATGTGAATCCAGAAGCACTGTGGAGTAGCTGTGATGCTATCATctcgtgggtgctggttcaagtcctggctgttctacttcccaatccagctgcctgctgacagcCTGAGAAGATGACAGGATGCACCTGAacccctgtggctcctggcttcagactggcgcggttctggctgctgcagccatttggggggtgaacagAGAGATGTCTCATCTACTAGTTCGCGCCCCAAGGCTgtgatggttggggctgggccagctgaagctaggagtaaGAACTCCAACacagtttcccatgtggacagACAGGGGCTCATGTATTTAGGCCActatatgctgctttcccaggcttattctcaggaagctggataggaaacagatgAGCTCtgactcaaactggtaccatatgagatgctggcaacaCAAGTCGCAGCTTAATCACATGTGGCATAATGCCATCCCCACTTTGACTTGGTTAACTGTTAGGGAAGCAAATGATTGATCTCCGCAACTTGGCACAATCAGTAGGGTCAGGAACAAAGATAGAAAAACCAAGTCCTAAAACACATAACCTGTGAAGTTTAAGCACTGCTCAGATCCTAGGATAAAGAACATCTCAAGATTGGCATGCTATGGGGataaacagagtccagcattttgaaacaggaaagaaatcaACTGCTAAGCTACTGGCAGCatgccttttgttttcttcttaaagatttttatttgggcccggcgcgatagcctagtggctaaagttcttgccttgaatgcggcgatctcccataggggtgccagtttctgtcccggctgccccatttgccttccagctccctgcttgaggcctgggaaagcagtctaggacagcctaaagctctggaatcctgcacctgtgtgggagattcagaagcagctcctggcttctgactggcgcagcaccagccgctgcggtCGCTTGAGGAGTGcaccattggacagaggatctttctctcctcctctctgtatatccgcctttccaagaaaaaaaaaatcttaaaaaaattatttgaaaggcagagttacaaagacaaagaaggagggagaagagggagggagggagggagaagagggaggggggaggcagatcttcaacccactggtttattccccaaatggccataatggccagagctgaaccaatctgaagccaggagccacaagttttttatgggtctcccacatgggtgcaggagcccaaggactttagccatcttccactgctttcccaagctcaaacggggagctggatcagaagtgcagcagttaggacttgaactggcacccatacaggatgctggtactgcagatgGAAGCCTAGCCTATATGCTGCGGCACCAGCCCTGCCATGCCTTTTCCAATGTCAGTTTAGCGCAGCTGCTATAAAGGcgaggagctggaccaggcatcTGGCAAGGCCCTACTCCTCCCTGCTCTAGTCGGGGGATGCACATGCTAAGCCTACTTTGACATCGGAGTGTGCACTCCAGGTCCATCAGCTCCTGGTCAACACACCAAACAGCTGGTTACATGCTTTCAAGCCTTGCcaaatgaaaaattagaaaaaaaaaaaaattttttttgggggggcggtgcagtagcctagtggttaaagtccttgccttgcatgcaccaggatcccatatgggcactggtttgtgtcctggctgctttacttcccttccagctccctgcttgtggcctgggagagcagtcgaggatggaccaaagctttggcaccatatacccgcgtgggagacccagaagaagctcctggttttggatcagctcagctccagttgttgcagccacttggggagtgaaccagtagatggaagatctttctctgcctctcctctgtaaatctgcctttccaacaaaaataatttaaaaaaaaatgtttgtggggGCAGGTCCTGAGGCAGAGTGAGTTAACCTGCTACTGGAGATGTCATATCCCCAATCAGAATGCCTGgaattgagtcccagctgtatttccaatccagcttcctgataatatgcaACCAAATGGCTCCAGCGGTTGGGGTCCTGCCAACCTACACAGGAAAGCCAGCTGCTCGTTTACCCATCAAATGTCAGGCCCAAAAGTAGGTCAGGCCAAGTCTAGGAccctggaattcaatctgggtctcccacatgagtggcagggacctaagcacttgagccacatcgcctgctgcctcctggagtgcaCGCATGGAGAAGGTAGGAACCACAAGCCAACCTGGACTGGGCCTCCAGCGCCGGCCCCAGATGTGGCTGTCTCGGGGGCActgtaactgctgtgccaaacacccactatCTAGGAACTTCTTAGATAGTATTACCAATAGCACCAAATGGACTGCCATCCTCTCTTAACCTTTCCTTTGGAACCACCAAGAGGAAGGGAAAGGTGGACAGTGTGGCAGAGCAATCTGCCAGCAGATTCCTGAGATCAGGAAGTCAAATGGTGCAAACAAGCAGAGACTAGGAGAAAAGGCACGGAGAGGCTTACAGGGGCTTGCACAGGCCCGAGTGTTCAAGCCTCAGGGAGACATCTCAGTAACAGCAGCGCTGGATCCCTGCAGCTCTTCCCGAGGATGTTTCTATCCTTGGTGAAACGTGCACCGGGGctctcaagagtttgggtggttctTCGCTGAACCTCTGTTTACATGCCTGCAAAACGGAAGCCACCATGCTACCAACTTCAAGATAAAGCAGAGAATCACTCAACTGAGCAGCCGGTGGAGTGCCCAATGAAGAGCTTTCAATAAGCCTCCGCTGCTATGCAATGGAGAGAAACCCTTATGTCCCAGAGACAGAAGCATGACTTATCACAGCCTTTCTGAAAGGCAGTACAGTCACagctagaaaaaaatatttcaggatcTTCACATTTAGGAATTTCTCCTGAGAAAATCACCTTAGCAGGGCAGGTATTTAACATTTAAGCTGCCACTGGGATCCCTGCAGTGCACATCAAGCCTGGTTCTGCTCtggttctggcttcctgcaggtgtgtgtcctgggaggcagaggaagcaggGTATGGCTCCTAGTTGAAGGCTCCCGtctgcagctggcccagccctggctcctgcgggcaactggggagtgcatcagcagatggctgatgtctgtgcctctgcctttcaaataataaaacctGCCAGTGAAGTACTCCAACATGTAATACCAAGAAGGTGAAAAATAATATTTGCCTCAGGGCtatttatagtaaaaaaaaaaagataacacttTGATAGAGAGCTAGTTAAATAACATTAATACAAGGGAGTATTCTGGAGCTATTAGAGAATATGAAATGCCTTCATATAGTGGTACAGACATGTATTTGTATCTGCACAAAAGGagaatataaacatataaacatgTTTGATATATACTATCTTTTCTATCACAGGTGGCATTAGTAAAAACCATTTataacctatgaaactgtcacataatacaatgtaattaatgaattaaaaataataaccaaaaaaaCCCATTTATATAAGAAAGTAGTCTGTAAGGCCAGTACTGTGTTACAACAAGTTAAACTACTGCCTACAGTGccaatattccatatgggcactggtttgagttcttgcAGCTCCATAtctgattgagctccctgctaatgcttgggaaagcagtggaagatggcccgagccCTGGTACTcctgcactctcgtgggagatccagacgaagATCTCTTGTGGCTTGTgacttggtctgacccagccctgtctgATGCAACCAgcagagaatcagtggatggaagatcctctcttttcctccctccctctccttagcattgtggtacagtgagttaagctgcctgcAACTCAGATCAGTGTgctagcttgagtcctggctgttccgcttctgatccagctttgctccttgttaatgcatctggaaaagcagtgaggatcacccaagtatttgggcctatGCCACCTCTATGCgagaggcctggatggaattccagactccttgcttcagcctggcccagccccagccacttgggcacttggaaagtgaaccagcgaatggaagatctctgattctttctctctccttctttgtccgTCTTCCTTTTcgacaaatatttttaaaagttcacagagGCATTATTCACATAGCCCCAAAAAGTGGAAACCCCTGATGAATAAAACTGGTATATCCAAGTAACGGACCAGCACCTTGCCCTAAGAAAGAACTGACATGGATCACACACATAAGAGCCTTCCAGCCATTTTGACATCTGCTCAGACATGAGGGGGCCATGTGGTGCTACTGTGTGACATGTGCAGAGCAGAGAGAGCACCACACAAAGATGAAAAATGGAGCTAAGAATTGGGGGAGGCGAAGATGACAAAAATCCTCAAAAAGTATCCATAGTGAGTATTACACAACTCTGAGTAAATTACGGATAAAATGACTCAAGGCAGAATGACAATCTGtcacacactggttactcaccaTCCATGAGAAGCCAGTGGCCGGTGAGGACCCAGATGAGGACGAGCATGACAGACAGGGAGAAGGACAGCAGCTCAGCGGCAGTGAACCGCCCACAGCAACCGAAGGAGATCCTAAAAAGCACAGGATGTTCATGGGGCTGACAGGCCAAACCCTCCTTTGTTTCTCTTGCTAAGAGCTCCTGATGTGTGCATCAGAATACAGGCTAGACATGGGGAATTCCACAATACCCAAATAGTCCTGGGGTGAGGATGGAAAGGTGAGAGGACTTGTACAACTCCTTCTAGATCACATTATCAATGTAGGTATTTGGACGTGTCTATAGACAAACTCAGTTTAGGAAAAatgcaagaagaaaaacaaaaagaagccaACATTGCAACCCATTTATCCATAACAGATAAACATATATGAGATGGTAAGTGTGGCTGGCTGCCAGTGGCCACTGCTCTCCTGAGTGGGGACACACAGCACCTCTGCTGCACAGCCCTTGGTTTCCTTAGAGCCCTGGCCTCAGGAGTCACGGCACACTCCCTGGGCTGCGTGTGAGGGATCAGCATGTCTAGGTCTGTATGGGGAATGCTTGGACTGAACCACTCCTGTAGTAGTTCACTTACTCCCCAGAAGGAAATGGCAGCAAGGCTTCAAACGCAGACTGCTCGTCTGGCACAGAAGCACATTGCAGCGTCTCCGCCTTCCTGCAATTTGTTTGCACTTCTCTGCCACGAAAAGGTGCGGAAGCAGTAGTGTCTTCTAAAGATCAAACATCTCACTTCCTAAACTTCTGGCATCAGTGTGCTTTGGTAAATAAACGAGTGTGCCCCCAGAAAACTGCGAATCCTCATAATCCCATCAAGTCTAACAGGAAAAGTATATCCAGGTTGGTAATGCACAATCAAGTCCTTACTTGTTCTGCGGTGAGCAGGGTCTTGTTAAATACTGGCACATTGGgagcagaagaaaagcaaaagcaatcgTTGCAagaactagaaaaagaaaacagacagtTAACTGTTGTTGTTGAATGCTAGAAATGCAGTCTTTTCCCAAGGTACTTCTGGATACGTGGACATAGTTGAAGTAAAGACCTGGCCAGGACAGTGGGTGGAGATGCCATCCTTTAGTGCTACACATATACCCTCTTTCAAAACAACAGGCACCTGATGAGGAGCAGGGGAAGCATGCGttatttttctctcttgaaaCAGGAAGAGGCAAATACTGTAATGCTGACTGTTCAATATTAACACAGAGCTGGCAATGATACTATGTTCGTTTTCCTATCCTCTACTACAGGAACAGTAGAGGAGGTTGCCAAGAGGGGCTACCAGAGCAGCGCCAGAGTCCCAGCAGGAGCTGCTCTAGGCGGTGATGCCCTGGGTGTCTCACAGAGGGCGGAGGGTGGCAGGTCTTAACAGCCCAGGGCCTATCCAATGATCCCAGCACTGAGCAGGTTTTTGAAGGAAAACTTGTATCAGCATGGTGCATAAATCTtaatattttaacaatttttcCAAAATGTGAGATTTCCCCCCTTTAATATAAAAATAGAGAAGTATATTTACCTGCTGTACATATTGTAAAAACGACTTGAACTGAGTCAAAGAAGAAGAACATTACTAGAAGAGACACAGACGCTCCAATGGGAAGGAACAGAGCCTGGGTGGAGTCGATTGTTTGGATACCTGAAAGAGAAGAAGGCCACATTAACAGCTCATTGTGTGGCAGGTCCTGTGCCATGCTCTGTGCATGTGTCTTAACTCATTATGATCCAGggctctgtctgtccttcccaaCGAGACCATGAATTCCCTGCTCTCCTGATGGTGCCATCATTATGGCAGGTGCTCAACCAATTTTTGAACTGATCTGGGTGCTAACCATCTGGCTGACAggacatgaaaacaaaacaaaaaaaaaaaaaaaaaaaaaaaacaaaaaaacaaaaaaacaaaaaaactcaacaTCAGGAGGGAGGAGTAATTCAGACTAACCCACTTGCCATCATTTAtggttgtgtgcacaggcatGGTCACAGAGAGGTGAACCCACTGACTAAAGTGATTTACCCTTATCTGTGAACTCAAGTGTGTTCATGCTCGGACAGCTGAGGACTGACTCCGGGTGGCCAGAGAAAATAAGACACAGCTGACACATTTCACATAAATCTGAAAAATCTCTTTATGAGAACATATTAATGTAGAATAGGACACAAATGGGACAAAGGGATAGAAGAGGACTTAGTACATGGTTCTCAGCTGCCCAATGGAATCACCTGCAGAGCTCTCAAAAATAATATTTCTCAGTTTCAACCCAAGATCATTTAAACTGAAATCTCTCAAATTAGGCCTGGCTAAAAATGCTCCCAAAGTTTTATTATGCATGCAAGACTGAGAATCACAAACAGGATATTtggtagaaaatgaaaacatggaaaaatctaATTATcactaaccagaaaaaaaaattatctgctaTGCCTTGTATGCGACCCACTTCCAAATTAACCTTGCTAAGATGTCACAAAAGTACATTAAAAGTAACAAAGAATTCTTCAAATGATATGTTACAATGCAATATTATAAATTAAAGTCTTTCTTCATTAAATTCAGGCTACAAATGAAATACAACTGGGATGAAGAGAAGATCAAAAGACTATAGTGATCAATCAAGTCTAAAAATTGCTcttggggttggtgctgtggcaaagccggttaagccacagcctggagTCTGGTGTTTCCTATGGGTGTTAAtttgagttccacctgctccacttctgacacagctctgtgcttatgtgcccagggaaagcagcagaggacggcggTAGTGCTTGGACCGGACCATGTGGCAGAGCCAGAAGTTGCTCCTGACCTTTGCctttgttctgatccagctccacccactctggccatctgggggggtgagccagcagatggaaagtctccatcctggtctctctctgcaactctttcaaataaacaaatattaaaatatttaaaatttgtccCTGTAAAAGGGTCATTGAAGGACTACTGatgaaataaaacttatttttttctagatttatttcttattggaaaggcagatctgatttacagagaacagagacagagagagggaaaggttgtctatccactggttcactccccatatgaccacaatggctgaagctgagctgttctgaagccaggagctaggagcttcctctggatctcccatatgggtgcagggtcccaaggctttgagccatcctctgctgctttcccaggccacaagcagggagctggatgggaagtggagcagccagaccatgaactgacgtccatatgggattatggcacttgcaaggtaaggatttattcAATTgggtcattgcactgggcccttaaatatttctataaaatgaaactgcagggcccagcgcagtggcttaggggctaaagtccttgccttgaacgcgccaggattccatataggcgccggttccaatcccggcagctccactcttcccatctgtggcctgggagggcagtcagggatggcccaaaatcttgggaccgcTGCAcccacttgcgtgggagacct is a window encoding:
- the SPPL3 gene encoding signal peptide peptidase-like 3, which codes for MAEQTYSWAYSLVDSSQVSTFLISILLIVYGSFRSLNMDFENQDKEKDSNSSSGSFNGNSTNNSIQTIDSTQALFLPIGASVSLLVMFFFFDSVQVVFTICTAVLATIAFAFLLLPMCQYLTRPCSPQNKISFGCCGRFTAAELLSFSLSVMLVLIWVLTGHWLLMDALAMGLCVAMIAFVRLPSLKVSCLLLSGLLIYDVFWVFFSAYIFNSNVMVKVATQPADNPLDVLSRKLHLGPNVGRDVPRLSLPGKLVFPSSTGSHFSMLGIGDIVMPGLLLCFVLRYDNYKKQASSDSCSASGPANISGRMQKVSYFHCTLIGYFVGLLTATVASRIHRAAQPALLYLVPFTLLPLLTMAYLKGDLRRMWSEPFHSKASSSRFLEV